A DNA window from Mobula hypostoma chromosome 3, sMobHyp1.1, whole genome shotgun sequence contains the following coding sequences:
- the LOC134343796 gene encoding zinc finger protein 420-like: protein MAHQRVHTGERPFTCSDCGKGFTCSSKLKVHQRVHTGERLFTCSECGKGFTCSYKLKVHQRVHTGERPFTCPDCGKGFTQSSTLMAHQRIHTGERPFTCLDCGKGFTCSSQLNVHQRVHTGERPFTCSICGKGFTLSSQLLIHQSVHTGEWPFTCSDCGKGFTYSSQLKVHQRVHTGERPFTCSVCGKGFTLSSHLLTHQSAHTGKWPFTCLVCGKGFTRSSKLKVHQRVHTGERPFTCSDCGKRFNRSYKLKVHQRIHTGERPFTCSDCGKGFTQSCQLKVHQRVHTGERPFTCSDCGKGFASSSQLKVHRRVHTGERPFTCSDCGKGFSQLSTLMAHKRVHTRERPITCSDCGKGFGCSLKLKVHQRVHSGERPFTCSDCGKGFTRSSKLKVHQRVHTGERPFICSDCGKGFTRSSTLMAHQRVHTGERPFTCLDCGKGFTYSSQLKVHQRVHTGERPFTCSVCGKGFTSSSQLKEHQRVHTGERPFTCSECGKGFTQSSHLQAHQSVHTGERPFTCSVCGKGYTRSFQLQRHQRVHTG, encoded by the coding sequence atggctcaccagcgagttcacaccggggagcggccgttcacctgctcggattgtgggaagggattcacttgctcatctaaactgaaggtacatcagcgagttcacactggagagaggctgttcacctgctcagaatgtgggaaggggttcactTGCTCAtataaactgaaggtacatcagagagttcacactggggagaggccattcacctgcccagactgtgggaagggattcactcagtcatccaccctaatggcacaccagcgaattcacaccggggagaggccgttcacctgtttggactgtgggaagggattcacttgctcatcccaactgaacgtacaccagcgagttcacactggagagaggccattcacctgctcaatctgtgggaagggattcactttgtcatctcagctactgatacaccagtcagttcacaccggggagtggccattcacctgctcggactgtgggaagggattcacttactcatcccaactgaaggtacatcagcgagttcacactggggagaggccgttcacttgctcagtctgtgggaaaggattcactttgtcatctcacctactgacacaccagTCAGCTCACACAGGGaaatggccattcacctgcttagtctgtgggaagggattcactcggtcatctaaactgaaggtacatcaaagagttcacacaggagagaggccgttcacctgctcagactgtggtaaGAGATTCAATCGGTCATATAAGCTGAAGGtccatcagcgaattcacactggggagagaccattcacctgctcagactgtgggaagggattcactcagtcttgtcaactgaaggtacatcagagagttcacactggagagaggccattcacctgctcggactgtgggaagggatttgcttcatcatctcaactgaaggtacatcggagagttcacactggagagaggccattcacctgctcggactgtgggaagggattctctcAGTTATCCACCCTAATGGCTCACAAGCGAGTTCACACCAGGGAGCGGCCgatcacctgctcggactgtgggaagggattcggtTGCTCATtgaaactgaaggtacatcagcgagttcactctggagagaggccgttcacctgctcagactgtgggaagggattcactcgatcatctaaactgaaggtacatcagagagttcacactggagagaggccattcatctgctcagactgtgggaagggattcactcggtcatccaccctaatggctcaccagcgagttcacactggggagaggccgttcacctgcttggactgtgggaagggattcacttactcatcccaactgaaggtgcatcagcgagttcacactggggagaggccgttcacctgctcagtctgtgggaagggattcacttcgtcatctcaactgaaggaacatcagcgagttcatactggggagaggccattcacctgctcagagtgtgggaaaggattcactcagtcatcccacctacaagcacaccagtcagttcacacaggggagaggccattcacctgctcagtgtgtgggaagggatacaCTCGGTCATTTcaactacagagacaccagcgagttcacactgggtag